The following are encoded together in the Odocoileus virginianus isolate 20LAN1187 ecotype Illinois chromosome 28, Ovbor_1.2, whole genome shotgun sequence genome:
- the MISFA gene encoding mitochondrial sheath formation-associated protein — MIVLGWMLFVGFACYLGTFPEFMPPTLKWKERWVVQESKTRLRSQTLNEDLQLNNVEGLQISPRRDPSGNKQR; from the exons ATGATCGTGCTTGGCTGGATGCTTTTTGTTGGATTTGCATGTTACTTGGGCACATTTCCAGAGTTCATG CCTCCAACTCTGAAGTGGAAAGAGAGATGGGTTGTTCAGGAGAGCAAGACACGCCTGAGGAGCCAGACTTTGAATGAAGATCTGCAACT GAACAATGTGGAAGGGCTACAGATATCCCCCAGGAGGG ACCCCAGTGGAAATAAGCAAAGATGA